A single Fodinicurvata sp. EGI_FJ10296 DNA region contains:
- a CDS encoding TIGR00730 family Rossman fold protein: MRDLRSVCVYCGSSGRVSDRFKDAARALGGELAANGIALVYGGGRVGLMGLTADASLDGGGQVVGIIPSHIRDMEVDHPGLTELHVVDSMHTRKMMMFDRSDAFVILPGGLGTLDEMFEIITWRQLGIHDKPVVLVNIDGYWDRLLAMIDGMIEAGFAQPAHKDLFKVVAGIDDVVDALRHEPTPVIEPQTKWL, translated from the coding sequence ATGCGCGACCTAAGGTCTGTTTGTGTTTACTGCGGTTCGTCCGGCCGGGTGTCGGATCGGTTCAAGGATGCGGCGCGCGCTCTCGGCGGAGAGCTCGCTGCCAATGGAATCGCGCTCGTTTACGGTGGCGGGCGCGTGGGGCTGATGGGGCTCACGGCGGACGCCAGCCTGGACGGTGGCGGCCAGGTCGTCGGAATCATCCCGAGCCATATCCGCGATATGGAAGTCGATCATCCGGGACTCACCGAGCTGCATGTGGTCGACAGCATGCATACGCGCAAAATGATGATGTTCGACCGCTCCGACGCGTTCGTCATTTTGCCCGGCGGCCTCGGCACGCTGGACGAAATGTTCGAAATCATCACCTGGCGCCAATTGGGCATTCATGACAAACCCGTGGTTCTCGTGAACATCGACGGCTATTGGGACCGCCTGCTGGCCATGATCGACGGCATGATCGAGGCGGGCTTTGCCCAGCCGGCACATAAAGACCTGTTCAAAGTGGTCGCTGGCATCGATGACGTCGTGGACGCCCTCAGACATGAGCCGACGCCGGTGATCGAACCACAGACGAAATGGCTGTAA
- a CDS encoding pyridoxine 5'-phosphate synthase, translating into MAVNMGQDGMVGGDRHGGSYRTTRLSINLNKIALLRNQRDVGYPSVVAAGRTVLEAGADGLTVHPRPDGRHIRHQDVYDLHRLVAMWGSGVELNIEGNPFDTMLPLTLDVLPDQATLVPDAPDANTSDAGWDIDTDGAKLEPAIKQLKDHGIRVSLFMEADPATVAKAASVGADRVELYTGPYAGAFATDRHAAVLSRYADAAAAADQAGLGVNAGHDLTLENTPALKAAIPFIDEVSIGHAFTADALWIGLPAAVAAYRASLRK; encoded by the coding sequence ATGGCTGTAAACATGGGGCAGGATGGAATGGTCGGCGGCGATCGGCATGGCGGTTCGTACAGGACGACCCGTCTGAGCATCAATCTCAACAAGATCGCACTGCTGCGCAATCAGCGCGACGTCGGATATCCGTCGGTCGTTGCCGCCGGGCGCACGGTGCTCGAAGCCGGCGCCGATGGCCTGACCGTTCACCCGCGACCGGACGGCCGACACATCCGCCACCAGGATGTGTACGACCTGCACCGGCTGGTCGCCATGTGGGGCAGCGGAGTCGAGCTGAATATCGAGGGCAATCCCTTCGATACCATGCTGCCACTGACATTGGACGTACTGCCCGATCAGGCGACGCTGGTTCCCGATGCACCGGATGCTAACACCTCCGATGCCGGTTGGGATATCGATACCGATGGCGCGAAACTGGAGCCGGCAATCAAACAGCTAAAGGATCACGGCATAAGAGTGAGCCTGTTCATGGAAGCCGACCCGGCCACTGTCGCGAAAGCCGCCAGCGTCGGCGCGGATCGGGTCGAACTTTATACCGGACCCTATGCCGGCGCGTTCGCGACCGACCGCCACGCGGCGGTATTGTCCCGCTATGCCGACGCCGCTGCTGCCGCCGACCAGGCGGGACTCGGCGTCAATGCCGGCCACGACCTGACGCTGGAAAACACGCCCGCTCTGAAGGCCGCGATCCCCTTCATCGACGAGGTCTCGATCGGTCACGCATTCACGGCCGACGCACTCTGGATCGGTTTGCCGGCGGCTGTCGCGGCCTATCGGGCGTCGCTCAGGAAATAG
- a CDS encoding GcrA family cell cycle regulator, translated as MSWTDERITLLRELWGNGKSASEIAEILGGVSRNAVIGKAHRLQLSGRPSPIKGKGDMEVKTPRKKPKEEAQGATILSLTEHMCRWPIGDPKLPGFKFCGKTTSGSLPYCAEHAQAAYQQPYRQRDSSSSNSSSSRPSHGHKVTA; from the coding sequence ATGTCGTGGACTGACGAGCGTATCACCCTATTGAGAGAGTTATGGGGAAACGGTAAGAGCGCTAGTGAAATTGCGGAGATTCTTGGCGGCGTCTCGCGCAATGCTGTCATCGGCAAGGCTCATCGGCTTCAGCTTTCCGGTCGTCCATCGCCGATTAAGGGGAAGGGAGATATGGAAGTCAAGACACCGCGCAAGAAGCCAAAGGAAGAAGCACAAGGGGCGACGATCCTTAGCCTTACCGAGCATATGTGCCGCTGGCCCATCGGCGATCCCAAGCTTCCCGGCTTCAAATTCTGCGGCAAGACAACATCCGGTAGTCTGCCATATTGTGCGGAACATGCGCAGGCAGCGTATCAGCAGCCATACAGACAACGCGATTCGTCATCATCGAATTCATCCTCGTCGCGACCGTCACATGGCCACAAGGTCACGGCCTGA
- a CDS encoding NADP-dependent isocitrate dehydrogenase, whose product MAKIAVKNPVVEVDGDEMTRIIWDFIKTKLILPYLDIDLKYYDLSVQKRDETDDQITVDAANAIKKYGVGVKCATITPDEGRVEEFGLKKMWRSPNGTIRNILGGTVFREPIICSNVPRYVPTWTQPIIIGRHAFGDQYRATDFKVPGPGKLTMTYTPSDGGDPVTYDVFDFPESGIAMGMYNLDDSIRGFARSCFNYGLQRKYPVYLSTKNTILKAYDGRFKDLFQEVFDAEFKAEFDKHGLTYEHRLIDDMVAAALKWEGGYVWACKNYDGDVQSDTVAQGFGSLGLMTSVLMTPDGDCVEAEAAHGTVTRHYRQHQQGKETSTNPIASIFAWTRGLQYRAKFDDNPDLARFAEALERVCVKTVEDGKMTKDLAILIGPEQPWLTTTKFLDELDRGLQKEMGSF is encoded by the coding sequence ATGGCGAAGATCGCGGTCAAGAACCCGGTCGTCGAAGTCGACGGCGACGAGATGACCCGGATCATCTGGGATTTCATCAAAACCAAGTTGATTCTGCCCTATCTGGACATCGACCTCAAATACTACGATCTCAGCGTACAGAAACGCGACGAGACCGATGACCAGATCACCGTCGATGCCGCAAACGCGATCAAGAAGTACGGCGTGGGCGTCAAATGCGCCACGATCACGCCGGATGAAGGCCGCGTCGAGGAATTCGGCCTGAAGAAGATGTGGCGGTCGCCAAACGGCACCATCCGCAACATTCTGGGCGGAACCGTATTTCGCGAGCCCATCATCTGCTCGAATGTTCCGCGCTATGTACCGACCTGGACGCAGCCAATCATCATTGGGCGTCATGCTTTCGGCGACCAATACCGTGCGACCGATTTCAAGGTGCCGGGGCCCGGAAAGCTGACAATGACCTATACGCCGTCCGACGGCGGCGATCCGGTTACCTATGATGTCTTCGATTTCCCCGAGAGCGGCATCGCCATGGGGATGTATAATCTTGACGACAGCATTCGCGGATTTGCCCGTTCCTGCTTCAATTACGGTCTGCAACGCAAATACCCGGTCTATCTCTCGACCAAGAATACGATTCTCAAAGCCTACGACGGCCGGTTCAAGGACCTGTTCCAGGAAGTGTTCGATGCGGAATTCAAGGCCGAATTCGATAAGCACGGCCTGACTTACGAGCATCGCCTGATCGATGACATGGTTGCAGCCGCCCTGAAATGGGAGGGCGGATATGTCTGGGCCTGCAAGAACTACGACGGCGACGTTCAGTCGGACACCGTCGCTCAGGGCTTTGGGTCGCTGGGGCTGATGACCAGCGTGCTGATGACTCCCGATGGCGATTGCGTCGAAGCCGAAGCGGCTCACGGCACGGTGACGCGCCACTATCGCCAGCACCAGCAGGGCAAGGAAACGTCGACAAATCCGATCGCGTCGATCTTTGCCTGGACGCGCGGCCTGCAGTATCGGGCCAAGTTCGATGACAATCCCGATCTGGCCCGTTTTGCCGAAGCGCTGGAGCGTGTCTGCGTCAAGACGGTCGAAGATGGTAAGATGACCAAGGATTTGGCCATCCTGATCGGACCGGAACAGCCATGGCTAACGACGACCAAGTTCCTTGATGAACTGGATCGCGGACTTCAAAAGGAAATGGGCAGCTTCTGA